From a single Intestinibaculum porci genomic region:
- a CDS encoding transposase — protein sequence MKGFKVCPNGHVFDVFERDSYDHDSLNIRQVYTSKEKCKDCPFRQKCLSTKKKPNPETNAYKAVSRNVIKEQMEEVVDSMLRSKFGEELKKHSMSSS from the coding sequence GTGAAGGGATTTAAGGTATGCCCTAACGGTCATGTATTTGATGTGTTTGAAAGAGATTCATATGATCATGACAGTCTGAACATCAGACAGGTATATACAAGCAAAGAAAAGTGCAAAGACTGTCCATTCCGCCAAAAATGCCTTAGCACTAAGAAAAAGCCTAATCCTGAAACGAATGCCTATAAAGCGGTAAGTAGAAATGTCATCAAGGAACAAATGGAAGAAGTTGTGGATTCAATGCTGAGATCAAAATTTGGAGAAGAATTGAAAAAGCACAGTATGAGTTCCTCATGA